A single genomic interval of Cellvibrio sp. PSBB023 harbors:
- a CDS encoding integrating conjugative element protein produces the protein MKFINQALALSTLAFSCLLSETATADGNIVRPTGDGSWYYAIGGGDPYMYYNQSNKTHLNLSAAADWNLFRGCSFDPSFGIAETFSDIEHNVYGLTEDVLGAATAVFSAWGLSQIQENWPGLYDTLTKGLKDAKESFTLSLKTCRDAKADLRAGRDPVEGWIAVTRKSSWDKASMNGDNPVSAEQSIEESSGNAGIKFAGGVAKGGLNQEPIRIVEDTISAGYDHIAGGAAVEDADGVNGDPNITRVFSDSAAAAKWTREVVGERIVRTCANCEKLRTKVGQGLRYQYRKERDIAQADLQTLLSKPASYRYTSEDLNKLSVPGMGVTINDLTLQNLRRAPTDEQQILANKLVGEVSLARTMEKALIARDLMNAGAQEPNISASGEVAQTEIDYSRQRLQAEIDNVLFESEVRQKIITNAAGTIAQRGSARNQDNQRFTDFVRIRPARPGMTEGGINE, from the coding sequence ATGAAATTTATAAACCAAGCGCTTGCGCTCTCAACACTCGCTTTCTCTTGCCTGCTATCAGAAACGGCTACAGCAGATGGAAATATCGTCAGGCCAACCGGTGACGGTTCTTGGTATTACGCGATTGGTGGTGGTGATCCCTACATGTATTACAACCAGTCGAATAAAACCCACCTGAACCTATCAGCGGCCGCAGATTGGAATTTGTTTCGAGGCTGCTCATTTGATCCCAGTTTCGGTATTGCAGAGACCTTCTCTGACATCGAGCACAATGTCTATGGGCTTACAGAGGACGTCTTGGGAGCCGCTACAGCCGTTTTCTCCGCTTGGGGGCTGTCCCAGATACAAGAAAACTGGCCAGGCCTCTACGACACGCTGACAAAAGGCTTAAAAGATGCAAAAGAAAGCTTCACGCTCTCCCTGAAAACCTGTCGCGATGCAAAAGCCGATCTGCGCGCCGGTCGCGATCCCGTGGAGGGCTGGATCGCCGTTACACGTAAAAGCTCGTGGGATAAAGCCAGCATGAATGGTGACAATCCTGTATCCGCTGAACAATCCATTGAGGAGTCATCAGGCAATGCAGGTATCAAATTCGCCGGTGGTGTCGCCAAAGGCGGACTCAACCAGGAGCCCATTCGGATTGTGGAAGACACGATTAGTGCTGGGTATGACCATATTGCCGGTGGCGCTGCTGTGGAGGATGCTGATGGTGTGAATGGCGATCCCAATATTACCCGAGTTTTTTCGGATTCGGCTGCAGCAGCGAAATGGACTCGGGAAGTGGTGGGCGAGCGCATTGTTCGCACCTGCGCTAACTGTGAAAAACTGAGAACCAAAGTCGGCCAAGGTCTGCGGTATCAATACCGCAAAGAGCGTGATATAGCTCAGGCGGATCTCCAGACTCTCCTGTCCAAACCAGCCAGTTATCGTTACACGTCAGAAGATCTAAACAAACTTTCCGTACCTGGTATGGGCGTGACCATTAACGATTTGACGCTGCAGAACCTGCGTCGAGCACCGACCGATGAACAACAAATCCTGGCAAATAAATTAGTCGGTGAAGTTTCCCTGGCAAGAACCATGGAAAAAGCGCTGATCGCGCGCGACCTTATGAATGCCGGAGCACAGGAACCCAATATATCCGCCTCCGGAGAGGTGGCACAGACTGAAATTGATTACTCTCGCCAACGCTTGCAGGCAGAAATTGACAACGTTTTGTTTGAATCAGAAGTTCGCCAAAAGATTATTACCAACGCCGCTGGCACCATCGCTCAACGCGGCTCTGCCCGTAACCAAGACAATCAACGCTTCACCGATTTTGTGCGAATCAGACCTGCTCGCCCAGGTATGACCGAGGGCGGAATTAATGAATAA
- a CDS encoding TraU family protein, with amino-acid sequence MLKYVFVIFLYLSIVSSATHAQSVPTGEKEGNLSTLDIIESAISCVDCLEWELLGICFWLRCSLFSCDIETSWRVGHYIPELVIASYTFQSEWDATTDWNNNPSGAITRSESSKDQDTNLDFKSVDVISHPATWIFDALGSSEFFCESANDIPMLPHFLSSFDPNWNDPGIEQIFPQSIFGTPKITTGNWLPILGDGYWAPLYPRCGWGAHPYDAINAAVAAHRAAEIVTRDLQPHVYLPANGSCENRCWRPDPVSIGGNDNRFQQVAPWVENSHMTFGGPASWANGRRKNRESYMWNLWRYYACCEREGAYITKVDF; translated from the coding sequence ATGCTGAAATATGTATTTGTAATTTTTCTGTATCTATCAATAGTTTCCTCGGCGACCCATGCGCAATCAGTTCCTACCGGAGAGAAAGAAGGCAATTTATCTACGCTTGACATCATCGAGTCGGCAATAAGTTGTGTTGACTGTTTAGAGTGGGAGCTTCTGGGAATTTGCTTCTGGTTAAGATGCTCTCTATTTAGTTGCGATATAGAAACATCGTGGAGAGTTGGCCACTATATTCCAGAGCTGGTCATTGCTTCGTATACCTTTCAGAGCGAGTGGGATGCAACAACTGACTGGAATAATAATCCGAGCGGTGCCATCACCCGAAGCGAGTCCTCCAAAGACCAAGACACCAATTTGGATTTTAAATCCGTAGATGTCATTTCACATCCAGCAACCTGGATTTTTGACGCATTGGGTTCAAGCGAATTCTTCTGTGAATCTGCAAACGACATTCCCATGTTGCCGCATTTCCTGTCCAGCTTCGATCCGAATTGGAACGATCCAGGAATAGAGCAGATTTTTCCGCAATCGATATTCGGCACACCAAAAATAACGACTGGTAATTGGCTTCCCATTTTAGGTGATGGCTATTGGGCGCCCCTTTATCCTCGCTGTGGTTGGGGCGCACATCCTTATGATGCGATTAATGCTGCCGTAGCCGCACACCGAGCTGCTGAGATCGTTACCCGAGACTTACAGCCTCACGTTTACCTCCCAGCCAACGGCTCATGTGAGAACAGGTGCTGGCGGCCAGATCCTGTGAGCATTGGCGGGAACGATAATCGATTCCAGCAGGTAGCACCTTGGGTGGAAAACTCTCATATGACTTTTGGTGGCCCAGCGTCTTGGGCAAATGGACGACGGAAAAATCGGGAAAGCTATATGTGGAATTTGTGGCGCTATTACGCCTGCTGTGAAAGAGAAGGCGCGTACATCACCAAAGTAGATTTTTAA